One window from the genome of Rhodopseudomonas sp. P2A-2r encodes:
- a CDS encoding ribonuclease J has product MTRPDELTFASLGGVGEIGMNLSIYGLGKGNQRSWLAVDLGVYFGDEEHLPGIDLVMPDIKFLEKEKKNLVGLVLTHAHEDHFGAIIDLWPKLKCPIYATQFSASLFAAKCASERNPPKIPVTVVPSGGTIQLGPFSVEFIPVAHSIPESHALAIHTSVGTVLHTGDWKIDPTPIIGKPTDERRLRELGDQGVLALIGDSTNAVREGRSPSEMEVAKTITELMKAAKGRVAVTTFASNVARLRAVADAAEASGREVVVVGRAMERVVQVARETGYLEGVRAFRSADYYGHFPADKVVALCTGSQGEPRAALSRIANSDHPQVTLNKGDTVIFSSRTIPGNEKSVGTIINGLVTQGVEVITDRTHLVHVSGHPRRDELRDMISWVRPQLLIPVHGEALHLHEHAKLARACGVPKTMIVKAGDLVRLGPGDSAVIDQLPSGRLYKDGAILEDSKSRAVTERKRLSFAGCAFIAIAVSEKGDLVNDPELDLVGIPEKNVKGELIDDIVFDVVVNTVENLPKARKRDPDAMAESIRRAVRSCVSEHWGKKTLCYVHILTV; this is encoded by the coding sequence ATGACGCGACCCGACGAATTGACTTTTGCATCGCTTGGCGGTGTTGGCGAGATCGGCATGAACCTGTCGATCTACGGGCTCGGCAAGGGCAACCAGCGCAGCTGGCTGGCGGTCGATCTCGGCGTCTACTTTGGCGACGAGGAGCACCTGCCAGGCATCGACCTGGTGATGCCCGACATCAAGTTCCTGGAAAAGGAAAAGAAGAACCTCGTCGGCCTGGTGCTGACCCACGCCCATGAAGATCATTTCGGCGCCATCATCGACCTGTGGCCGAAGCTGAAATGCCCGATCTACGCGACCCAGTTCAGTGCCTCTCTGTTCGCGGCCAAATGCGCCAGCGAGCGCAACCCGCCGAAGATCCCGGTCACCGTGGTGCCGTCGGGCGGCACCATCCAGCTCGGTCCGTTCAGCGTCGAATTCATCCCCGTCGCGCATTCGATTCCGGAATCCCACGCGCTCGCCATCCACACCTCGGTCGGCACCGTGCTGCACACCGGCGACTGGAAGATCGATCCGACCCCGATCATCGGCAAGCCCACCGACGAACGCCGCCTGCGCGAGCTCGGCGACCAGGGCGTGCTGGCGCTGATCGGCGATTCCACCAATGCCGTCAGGGAAGGGCGCTCGCCCTCCGAGATGGAAGTCGCCAAGACCATCACCGAGCTGATGAAGGCCGCCAAGGGCCGCGTCGCCGTCACCACCTTCGCCTCCAACGTCGCCCGGCTGCGCGCCGTGGCCGATGCCGCCGAGGCGTCCGGCCGCGAGGTCGTCGTGGTCGGCCGTGCCATGGAACGTGTGGTCCAGGTGGCGCGCGAGACCGGCTATCTCGAGGGCGTCCGCGCCTTCCGCAGCGCCGACTACTACGGCCATTTCCCCGCCGACAAGGTTGTCGCGCTGTGCACCGGCAGCCAAGGCGAACCGCGCGCCGCATTGTCGCGCATCGCCAACTCGGATCATCCGCAGGTCACCCTCAACAAGGGCGACACGGTGATCTTCTCGTCGCGCACCATTCCGGGCAACGAGAAGTCGGTCGGCACCATCATCAACGGCCTGGTCACCCAGGGCGTCGAGGTCATCACCGACCGCACCCATCTGGTGCACGTCTCCGGCCATCCGCGCCGCGACGAGCTGCGCGACATGATCTCGTGGGTCCGTCCGCAGCTCTTGATCCCGGTCCACGGCGAAGCGCTGCATCTGCATGAGCACGCCAAGCTGGCGCGTGCCTGCGGCGTGCCGAAGACCATGATCGTCAAGGCCGGCGACCTGGTGCGGCTCGGACCCGGCGACTCCGCGGTGATCGACCAGTTGCCGTCGGGCCGGCTCTACAAGGACGGCGCCATCCTCGAGGATTCCAAGTCGCGCGCGGTGACCGAGCGCAAGCGGCTGTCGTTCGCCGGCTGCGCCTTCATCGCTATTGCCGTGAGCGAGAAGGGCGACCTCGTCAACGATCCCGAACTGGATCTGGTCGGCATCCCCGAGAAGAACGTCAAGGGCGAGCTGATCGACGACATCGTGTTCGACGTCGTGGTGAACACCGTCGAGAACCTGCCCAAGGCGCGCAAGCGCGACCCCGATGCCATGGCGGAATCGATCCGCCGCGCGGTGCGCTCCTGCGTGTCCGAGCACTGGGGCAAGAAGACGCTGTGCTACGTTCACATCCTGACGGTCTAG
- the nuoN gene encoding NADH-quinone oxidoreductase subunit NuoN, translating to MTFETAGYSLLPVLPELVLAVGSMVLLMIGAYRGPAMTGLITGLAVCLLAIVGALELLLPAGKLVTFGGSFIVDDFARFLKILSLVGSAVTLILSREFLADPSRRIFEYSILVLLSTVGMMVLISAGDLIMLYLGLELMSLALYVVAASNRDNAKSTEAGLKYFVLGALSSGMLLYGASLIYGFTGTVTFTGIAAAATTGSTGLVFGLVFLLAGLCFKVSAVPFHMWTPDVYEGAPTPVTAFFASAPKVAALAVFTRVALTAFPGIMTQWQQIVVFVSIASMVLGSFAAIGQTNIKRLMAYSSIGHMGFALVGLAAGTVEGAQGVLVYIAIYVAMTLGTFAIILAIKRDGKPIETIKDFAGLSRTNPALAFLFAMFLFSLAGVPPLAGFFGKFYVFVAAIEAGLFTLAVVGVLASVVGCYYYLMIVKIMYFDEPGTKLDPMRFELRTVLAVAGIFNVLFFVYPAPLVSAASFAAKSLF from the coding sequence ATGACTTTTGAGACCGCCGGATATTCGTTGCTGCCCGTATTGCCCGAGCTTGTGCTGGCGGTCGGCAGCATGGTGCTGCTGATGATCGGCGCCTACCGCGGCCCGGCCATGACCGGCCTCATCACCGGACTGGCCGTGTGCCTGCTGGCCATCGTCGGCGCGCTGGAGCTGTTGCTGCCGGCCGGCAAGCTGGTGACCTTCGGCGGCAGCTTCATCGTCGACGATTTCGCGCGCTTCCTGAAGATCCTGTCGCTGGTCGGATCGGCGGTGACGCTGATCCTGTCGCGCGAATTCCTCGCGGACCCGTCGCGCCGGATCTTCGAATATTCGATCCTGGTGCTGCTCTCGACCGTCGGCATGATGGTGCTGATCTCGGCCGGCGACCTGATCATGCTGTATCTCGGCCTCGAACTGATGAGCCTCGCGCTCTATGTCGTCGCCGCCTCGAACCGCGACAATGCCAAGTCCACCGAAGCCGGCCTGAAGTATTTCGTGCTCGGCGCGCTGTCGTCGGGCATGCTGCTCTACGGCGCCTCGCTAATCTACGGTTTCACGGGCACCGTGACCTTCACCGGCATCGCCGCTGCGGCGACCACCGGCAGCACCGGCCTGGTGTTCGGCCTCGTGTTCCTGCTCGCCGGCCTGTGCTTCAAGGTCTCGGCGGTGCCGTTCCACATGTGGACGCCGGACGTCTATGAGGGCGCGCCGACCCCGGTCACCGCGTTCTTCGCCTCGGCGCCGAAGGTGGCCGCGCTGGCGGTATTCACCCGCGTGGCGCTGACCGCATTCCCGGGCATCATGACCCAGTGGCAGCAGATCGTGGTGTTCGTCTCGATCGCCTCCATGGTGCTCGGCTCGTTCGCCGCCATCGGCCAGACCAACATCAAGCGCCTGATGGCCTATTCGTCGATCGGCCACATGGGCTTTGCGCTTGTCGGCCTTGCCGCCGGAACGGTCGAGGGTGCGCAGGGCGTGCTGGTCTATATCGCCATCTACGTGGCGATGACGCTCGGCACCTTCGCCATCATCCTGGCCATCAAGCGCGACGGCAAGCCGATCGAGACCATCAAGGACTTCGCCGGCCTGTCGCGCACCAATCCGGCGCTCGCGTTCCTGTTCGCCATGTTCCTGTTTTCGCTGGCCGGCGTGCCGCCGCTGGCCGGGTTCTTCGGCAAGTTCTATGTCTTCGTCGCCGCCATCGAGGCCGGCCTGTTCACGCTGGCCGTGGTCGGCGTGCTGGCCAGCGTGGTCGGGTGCTATTACTACCTGATGATCGTCAAGATCATGTATTTCGACGAGCCGGGCACCAAGCTCGACCCCATGCGGTTCGAACTGCGCACCGTGCTGGCGGTCGCCGGCATCTTTAACGTGCTCTTCTTTGTCTATCCCGCCCCACTGGTCAGCGCCGCCAGCTTCGCAGCGAAGTCGCTGTTCTAG
- a CDS encoding NADH-quinone oxidoreductase subunit M has product MTWPILSVVTFLPTVGAILIYLSRGDDEAAQGNARWISLWTTLITFAVSLILVLRFDAANGDFQFVEKAPWLANTITYHMGVDGISLPFVILTTALMPFCILASWKSITKRVREYMMAFLILETLMIGTFSSLDLVLFYLFFEGGLIPMFLIIGVWGGPRRVYASFKFFLYTFLGSVLMLLAIMALYWNAGTTDIPTLMHTAVPRSLQTWAWLAFFASFAVKMPMWPVHTWLPDAHVEAPTAGSVVLAAIMLKMGGYGFLRFSLPMFPEASVYFTPLIFTLSAVAIVYTSLVALMQEDIKKLIAYSSVAHMGFVTMGIFAGTTQGVAGAVFQMVSHGIVSGALFLSVGIVYDRLHTREIAAYGGLVNRMPLYSLIFMVFTMANVGLPGTSGFVGEFLTLIGTFKTSVPTATVATLGVILSAAYALWLYRKVVFGALTKPALQGIKDITFREGLIMVPLVILTILFGVYPKPVLDMSAASVQLLVNNYAAATTAVKAAALLP; this is encoded by the coding sequence ATGACCTGGCCCATCCTGTCCGTCGTCACCTTCCTGCCGACCGTCGGCGCGATCCTGATCTATCTCAGCCGCGGCGACGACGAGGCGGCGCAGGGCAATGCGCGCTGGATCTCGCTGTGGACCACGCTGATCACCTTCGCGGTGTCGCTGATCCTGGTGCTGCGCTTCGATGCCGCTAACGGCGACTTCCAGTTCGTCGAGAAGGCGCCGTGGCTCGCCAACACGATCACCTACCACATGGGCGTGGACGGCATCTCGCTGCCGTTCGTGATCCTGACCACTGCGCTGATGCCGTTCTGCATCCTGGCGTCGTGGAAATCGATCACCAAGCGCGTGCGCGAATACATGATGGCGTTCCTGATCCTGGAAACGCTGATGATCGGCACCTTCTCGTCGCTGGATCTGGTGCTGTTCTATCTGTTCTTCGAAGGCGGCCTGATCCCGATGTTCCTGATCATCGGCGTGTGGGGCGGCCCGCGCCGGGTCTACGCATCGTTCAAGTTCTTCCTCTACACGTTCCTGGGCTCCGTCCTGATGCTGCTGGCGATCATGGCGCTGTACTGGAATGCGGGGACCACCGACATCCCGACGCTGATGCACACGGCGGTGCCGCGTAGCCTGCAGACCTGGGCCTGGCTGGCGTTCTTCGCCTCGTTCGCGGTCAAGATGCCGATGTGGCCGGTGCACACCTGGCTGCCGGACGCCCACGTCGAGGCGCCCACCGCGGGCTCGGTGGTGCTGGCGGCGATCATGCTGAAGATGGGCGGCTACGGCTTCCTGCGCTTCTCGCTGCCGATGTTCCCGGAAGCCTCCGTCTACTTCACGCCGCTGATCTTCACGCTGTCGGCCGTCGCCATCGTCTACACCTCGCTGGTGGCGCTGATGCAGGAAGACATCAAGAAGCTGATTGCCTATTCGTCGGTCGCCCATATGGGCTTCGTGACCATGGGCATCTTCGCCGGCACCACCCAGGGCGTCGCCGGTGCGGTGTTCCAGATGGTCTCGCACGGCATCGTGTCTGGCGCGCTGTTCCTCTCGGTCGGCATCGTCTACGATCGGCTGCACACCCGCGAGATCGCCGCCTATGGCGGCCTGGTCAACCGGATGCCGCTCTACTCGCTGATCTTCATGGTGTTCACCATGGCCAATGTCGGTCTGCCCGGCACTTCCGGCTTTGTCGGTGAGTTCCTGACCCTGATCGGCACCTTCAAGACCAGCGTCCCCACCGCCACCGTGGCCACGCTCGGCGTCATCCTGTCGGCGGCCTACGCTCTGTGGCTGTACCGCAAGGTGGTGTTCGGCGCGCTGACCAAGCCGGCGCTGCAGGGGATCAAGGACATCACCTTCCGCGAAGGCCTGATCATGGTCCCGCTGGTCATTCTCACCATTCTGTTCGGGGTCTATCCGAAGCCGGTTCTCGACATGTCGGCGGCCTCGGTGCAACTCCTCGTCAACAACTACGCCGCTGCAACCACTGCCGTGAAGGCAGCCGCGCTGCTGCCATGA
- the nuoK gene encoding NADH-quinone oxidoreductase subunit NuoK, translating into MTIGLGHYLSVGAILFTLGILGIFLNRKNIIVILMSIELILLAVNINFVAFSTHLGDIVGQVFALLVLTVAAAEAAIGLAILVVYFRNRGSIAVEDVNLMKG; encoded by the coding sequence ATGACCATCGGTCTCGGACATTACCTGTCGGTCGGCGCGATCCTGTTCACGCTCGGCATCCTCGGCATCTTCCTCAACCGCAAGAACATCATCGTCATCCTGATGTCGATCGAGCTGATCCTGCTCGCGGTCAACATCAACTTCGTGGCGTTCTCGACCCATCTCGGCGACATCGTCGGCCAGGTGTTCGCGTTGCTGGTGCTGACGGTGGCAGCGGCGGAGGCGGCCATCGGGCTTGCCATCCTCGTGGTGTATTTCCGCAACCGCGGCTCGATCGCGGTTGAAGACGTCAATCTGATGAAGGGCTGA
- a CDS encoding NADH-quinone oxidoreductase subunit J, translating into MILPALFFYLFAGICVASAVMVIASRNPVHSVLFLILAFVNASGLFVLMGAEFLAMILVVVYVGAVAVLFLFVIMMLDVDFVELRQGFLEYLPVGLLIGFIFLAELLLVAGGWVINPTVGKSITAAIPGNVSNTEALGLVLYTKYIHYFQLSGMVLLVAMIGAIVLTLRHKVKVKRQDINVQNARTPALAMDVRKVASGQGLKDADAAEWVQ; encoded by the coding sequence ATGATCCTTCCCGCATTGTTCTTCTATCTGTTCGCCGGCATCTGCGTCGCCTCGGCGGTGATGGTGATCGCGTCGCGCAATCCCGTGCACTCGGTGCTGTTCCTGATCCTGGCCTTCGTCAACGCATCCGGCCTGTTCGTGCTCATGGGCGCCGAATTCCTCGCCATGATCCTGGTCGTGGTCTATGTCGGCGCGGTCGCCGTGCTGTTCCTGTTCGTGATCATGATGCTCGACGTCGATTTCGTCGAACTGCGCCAGGGCTTCCTCGAATACCTGCCGGTCGGCCTGCTGATCGGCTTCATCTTCCTCGCCGAGCTGCTGCTGGTGGCCGGCGGCTGGGTCATCAACCCGACGGTCGGCAAGTCGATCACCGCGGCGATCCCCGGCAATGTCAGCAACACCGAGGCGCTCGGCCTGGTGCTCTATACGAAGTACATCCATTACTTCCAGCTGTCCGGCATGGTGCTGCTGGTGGCGATGATCGGCGCCATCGTGCTGACCTTGCGCCACAAGGTGAAGGTCAAGCGCCAGGACATCAACGTGCAGAACGCCCGCACGCCGGCGCTGGCCATGGATGTGCGCAAGGTCGCCTCGGGGCAGGGGCTCAAGGACGCGGACGCGGCGGAGTGGGTGCAATGA
- the nuoI gene encoding NADH-quinone oxidoreductase subunit NuoI gives MNIRATAHSLLLAEFASAFVLAMRYFFKPKPTLNYPFEKGPISPRFRGEHALRRYPNGEERCIACKLCEAVCPAQAITIEAGPRRNDGTRRTVRYDIDMVKCIYCGLCQEACPVDAIVEGPNFEFATETREELYYDKAKLLANGDRWEREIAKSIELDAPYR, from the coding sequence ATGAATATCAGGGCAACTGCTCACTCGCTGCTGCTGGCGGAGTTCGCTTCGGCGTTCGTCCTCGCCATGCGCTATTTCTTCAAGCCGAAGCCGACGCTGAACTACCCCTTCGAGAAGGGGCCGATCTCGCCGCGCTTCCGCGGCGAGCATGCGCTGCGCCGCTATCCGAACGGCGAGGAACGCTGCATCGCCTGCAAGCTGTGCGAGGCGGTGTGTCCGGCGCAGGCCATCACCATCGAGGCCGGCCCGCGCCGCAACGACGGCACGCGGCGCACGGTGCGCTACGACATCGACATGGTGAAATGCATCTATTGCGGGCTGTGCCAGGAGGCATGCCCGGTGGATGCGATCGTCGAGGGGCCGAATTTCGAATTCGCCACCGAGACGCGTGAGGAACTGTATTATGACAAGGCGAAACTTCTCGCCAATGGCGACCGTTGGGAGCGAGAGATTGCAAAATCCATCGAACTCGACGCGCCGTACCGGTGA
- the nuoF gene encoding NADH-quinone oxidoreductase subunit NuoF yields the protein MLDDKDRIFRNLYGLEDWGLKGARSRGGWDGTKAILDRGRDWIVTEMKASGLRGRGGAGFPTGMKWSFMPKDNADGRPSYLVVNADESEPGTCKDREIMRHDPHLLVEGCLIAGCAMGAHVGYIYVRGEFIREREHLQAAIDQAYEAKLIGKDNIHGFPFDLYVAHGAGAYICGEETALLESLEGKKGQPRLKPPFPANVGLYGCPTTVNNVESIAVAPDILRRGASWFAGIGRANNVGTKLYGISGHVNTPCVVEDAMSIPFRELIDKHGGGIRGGWDNLLAIIPGGASCPLIPAADCEELIMDFDGTRAVKSSFGTAGVIVMDKSTDVVAAIARISYFFKHESCGQCTPCREGTGWMWRVLNRMVEGRAHKREIDMLLEVTKQVEGHTICALGDAAAWPVQGLIRAFRPEIERRIDDFSRKASLDDQGILDPAHMVAAE from the coding sequence ATGCTCGACGACAAGGATCGCATCTTCCGCAACCTCTACGGCCTCGAGGACTGGGGCCTCAAGGGCGCGCGCTCGCGCGGCGGATGGGATGGCACCAAGGCCATTCTCGACCGGGGCCGCGACTGGATCGTCACCGAGATGAAGGCGTCGGGCCTGCGCGGCCGCGGCGGCGCCGGCTTCCCGACCGGCATGAAATGGTCGTTCATGCCGAAGGACAATGCCGACGGCCGGCCGAGCTATCTGGTGGTCAACGCGGACGAGTCCGAGCCCGGCACCTGCAAGGATCGCGAGATCATGCGCCACGACCCGCATCTGCTGGTCGAGGGCTGCCTGATCGCCGGCTGCGCCATGGGCGCCCATGTCGGCTATATCTATGTGCGCGGCGAGTTCATCCGCGAGCGCGAGCATCTGCAGGCGGCGATCGACCAGGCCTATGAGGCCAAGCTGATCGGCAAGGACAACATCCACGGCTTCCCGTTCGATCTCTATGTCGCCCACGGCGCCGGCGCCTATATCTGCGGCGAGGAAACAGCGCTGCTGGAGAGCCTCGAGGGCAAGAAGGGCCAGCCGCGGCTGAAGCCGCCATTCCCGGCCAACGTCGGTCTCTATGGCTGCCCGACCACTGTCAACAACGTCGAGTCGATCGCGGTGGCGCCGGACATCCTGCGCCGCGGCGCATCGTGGTTCGCCGGCATCGGCCGCGCCAACAACGTGGGGACAAAACTTTACGGCATCTCCGGCCACGTCAACACGCCCTGCGTCGTTGAGGATGCCATGAGCATCCCGTTCCGCGAGCTGATCGACAAGCACGGCGGCGGCATCCGCGGCGGCTGGGACAATCTCCTGGCGATCATTCCCGGCGGCGCCTCGTGCCCGCTGATCCCTGCGGCCGACTGCGAAGAGCTGATCATGGACTTCGACGGCACCCGCGCCGTCAAATCCTCGTTCGGCACCGCCGGCGTCATCGTCATGGACAAGTCCACCGACGTGGTCGCGGCGATCGCCCGCATCAGCTACTTCTTCAAGCATGAGAGCTGCGGCCAGTGCACGCCGTGCCGCGAGGGCACCGGCTGGATGTGGCGGGTGCTCAACCGCATGGTCGAGGGCCGCGCCCACAAGCGCGAGATCGACATGCTGCTGGAAGTGACCAAACAGGTCGAAGGCCACACCATCTGCGCGCTCGGCGATGCCGCCGCGTGGCCGGTGCAGGGCCTGATCCGCGCCTTCCGCCCGGAGATCGAACGCCGTATCGACGATTTCAGCCGCAAGGCGAGCCTCGACGACCAGGGCATTCTCGATCCCGCGCATATGGTCGCGGCGGAGTAG
- the nuoE gene encoding NADH-quinone oxidoreductase subunit NuoE: MSVRRLAPKELQPASFAFTAENLAFAQKQIEQYPPGRQASAVIAILWRAQEQNAGWVSEAAIRVVADMLAMPYIRVLEVATFYTQFQLQPVGKKAHVQVCGTTPCMLRGAGELIDVCQHRIHHDPFHLSADGDFSWEEVECLGACVNAPMAMIWSDTYEDLTRDSLNKLLDGFAAGTPPKPGSQIGRQFAAPEGGARTLKDGGAFTRPPLDTPPNDGPALSDADAKKPTKGASERESPAPKPPAADATKTNPPTGSGPKKAPAK; encoded by the coding sequence ATGTCCGTCCGCCGCCTGGCACCGAAAGAACTGCAACCCGCGAGTTTCGCCTTCACCGCGGAAAACCTCGCGTTCGCGCAGAAGCAGATCGAGCAATATCCGCCGGGCCGTCAGGCATCGGCGGTGATTGCGATCCTGTGGCGGGCGCAGGAGCAGAACGCCGGCTGGGTGTCGGAAGCGGCGATCCGCGTGGTCGCCGACATGCTGGCGATGCCCTATATCCGCGTGCTCGAAGTGGCGACGTTCTACACCCAGTTCCAGCTGCAGCCGGTGGGAAAGAAGGCCCACGTCCAGGTCTGCGGCACAACGCCCTGCATGCTGCGCGGCGCCGGCGAGCTGATCGACGTCTGCCAGCACCGCATCCACCACGATCCATTCCATCTCTCGGCTGACGGCGATTTCAGCTGGGAGGAGGTCGAATGCCTCGGCGCCTGCGTCAACGCCCCGATGGCGATGATCTGGAGTGACACCTACGAGGATCTCACCAGGGACAGTCTCAACAAGCTGCTCGACGGTTTCGCCGCCGGCACGCCGCCGAAGCCGGGCTCGCAGATCGGCCGCCAGTTCGCGGCGCCCGAGGGCGGCGCGCGCACGCTGAAGGACGGCGGCGCGTTCACGCGTCCGCCGCTCGATACGCCGCCGAATGACGGTCCGGCGCTGAGCGATGCCGACGCCAAGAAGCCGACCAAGGGCGCCAGCGAACGCGAGAGCCCGGCGCCGAAGCCGCCGGCGGCCGACGCCACCAAGACCAACCCGCCGACCGGTTCGGGACCCAAGAAGGCACCAGCGAAATGA
- a CDS encoding FkbM family methyltransferase: MSSAQPPIQFDRASGALVGASPWERTAALALVAGSKVSSLFYHRGYNMCANLLRRTLPARDIVVKLNPDAQFAFPYGDGYWSKLLNRTFSYEDELELLFRDSVDVDYTLLDCGANYGYWSVLVSSKPFGAHRALAIEPSSQNFAILAGNAVLNDGRFEPLKCAVGDRRGTARLSGTKHEALSIVGDAAGGEDVPVLALDNLLDDGKVSATDKFVIKLDVEGVEIDAIKGATRLLQCDSVIICEEHGNDPQHTVSRFILDQSPLQLIVYDPRSNRYETITELSILDRIKVSSHVGYNVFGTSSPFWQDRFHRLNASAARRAQ; encoded by the coding sequence ATCTCCTCCGCGCAGCCTCCCATCCAGTTTGACCGGGCGTCAGGCGCTCTCGTGGGTGCAAGCCCATGGGAACGCACGGCTGCGCTGGCGCTGGTGGCGGGCTCCAAGGTGTCATCGCTGTTCTACCATCGCGGCTACAACATGTGCGCCAACCTGCTGCGCAGGACGCTGCCGGCGCGCGACATCGTTGTGAAGCTCAATCCCGACGCCCAGTTCGCCTTTCCCTATGGCGACGGCTACTGGAGCAAGCTGCTCAACCGCACGTTCTCTTATGAAGACGAGCTGGAGCTGCTGTTCCGCGACTCCGTGGACGTCGATTACACATTGCTCGATTGCGGCGCCAACTACGGCTACTGGTCGGTGCTGGTGTCGAGCAAGCCGTTTGGCGCGCACCGGGCGCTCGCCATCGAGCCGTCGTCGCAGAATTTCGCGATTCTTGCCGGCAACGCCGTGCTTAATGACGGCCGGTTCGAGCCGCTGAAGTGCGCGGTCGGCGACCGCCGCGGCACCGCACGGCTGTCGGGCACCAAGCATGAGGCGCTGAGCATCGTCGGCGACGCTGCCGGCGGCGAGGACGTGCCCGTGCTGGCACTGGACAACCTGCTCGACGACGGCAAGGTATCGGCGACCGACAAGTTCGTGATCAAGCTCGACGTCGAAGGCGTCGAGATCGACGCGATCAAGGGTGCCACGCGTTTGCTGCAATGCGACTCGGTGATCATATGCGAAGAGCATGGCAACGATCCCCAGCACACGGTATCGCGCTTTATCCTGGATCAATCGCCGTTGCAGCTGATCGTGTACGATCCGCGCAGCAATCGCTACGAGACCATCACCGAGCTGTCGATCCTCGATCGCATCAAGGTGTCCAGCCATGTCGGCTACAACGTGTTCGGCACTTCGAGCCCGTTCTGGCAGGACCGTTTCCACCGCCTGAATGCGAGCGCTGCGCGCCGCGCTCAATGA
- a CDS encoding NADH-quinone oxidoreductase subunit D, with product MGEPALRNFTINFGPQHPAAHGVLRLVLELDGEVVERVDPHIGLLHRGTEKLIEQKTYLQAIPYFDRLDYVAPMNQEHAFCLAAEKLLGITVPRRGQLIRVLYCEIGRILSHLLNVTTQAMDVGALTPPLWGFEQREKLMVFYERASGSRMHAAYFRIGGVHQDLPPKLVDDIEAWCNPFLEVVQDLETLLTGNRIFKQRNVDIGVVSLAQAWEWGFSGVMVRGSGAAWDLRKAQPYECYDEMEFDIPIGKNGDCYDRYCIRMEEMRQSVRIMKQCIAKLRAPDGQGPVVVDDHKVSPPRRGEMKRSMEALIHHFKLYTEGFRVPEGEVYAAVEAPKGEFGVYLVSDGTNKPYKCKIRAPGFAHLQAMDFICKGHLLADVSAILGSLDIVFGEVDR from the coding sequence ATGGGTGAACCCGCCCTCCGTAATTTCACCATCAACTTCGGCCCGCAGCATCCGGCGGCGCACGGCGTGCTGCGCCTGGTGCTGGAGCTCGACGGCGAAGTGGTCGAGCGCGTCGATCCGCATATCGGCCTGCTGCATCGCGGCACCGAAAAGCTGATCGAGCAGAAGACCTATCTGCAGGCGATTCCCTATTTCGACCGCCTCGATTACGTCGCGCCGATGAACCAGGAGCACGCCTTCTGCCTCGCTGCGGAAAAGCTGCTGGGGATCACCGTGCCGCGCCGCGGCCAGTTGATCCGCGTGCTGTATTGCGAGATCGGCCGCATCCTGTCGCATCTGCTGAACGTCACCACCCAGGCCATGGACGTCGGCGCGCTGACCCCGCCGCTGTGGGGCTTCGAGCAGCGCGAGAAGCTGATGGTGTTTTACGAGCGCGCCTCCGGCTCGCGCATGCATGCGGCGTATTTCCGCATCGGCGGCGTGCATCAGGATCTGCCGCCCAAGCTGGTCGACGATATCGAGGCGTGGTGCAATCCGTTCCTCGAAGTGGTGCAGGATCTCGAGACGCTGCTCACCGGCAACCGCATCTTCAAGCAGCGCAACGTCGACATCGGCGTGGTCTCGCTCGCGCAGGCCTGGGAATGGGGCTTCTCCGGCGTGATGGTGCGCGGCTCGGGCGCAGCCTGGGATCTTCGCAAGGCCCAGCCCTACGAATGCTACGACGAGATGGAATTCGACATTCCGATCGGCAAGAACGGCGACTGCTACGATCGTTACTGCATCCGCATGGAAGAGATGCGCCAGTCGGTGCGCATCATGAAGCAGTGCATCGCCAAGCTGCGCGCGCCGGACGGGCAGGGCCCGGTGGTCGTCGACGATCACAAGGTGTCGCCGCCGCGCCGTGGCGAGATGAAGCGCTCGATGGAAGCGCTGATCCACCACTTCAAGCTCTACACCGAAGGTTTCCGGGTGCCGGAAGGCGAGGTCTATGCCGCCGTCGAAGCGCCGAAGGGCGAGTTCGGCGTCTATCTGGTCTCCGACGGCACCAACAAGCCCTACAAGTGCAAGATCCGCGCGCCGGGTTTCGCGCATCTGCAGGCGATGGACTTCATCTGCAAGGGCCATCTGCTGGCTGACGTCTCCGCCATCCTCGGCTCCCTCGACATCGTGTTTGGAGAGGTCGATCGGTGA